One genomic window of Scylla paramamosain isolate STU-SP2022 chromosome 20, ASM3559412v1, whole genome shotgun sequence includes the following:
- the LOC135110466 gene encoding uncharacterized protein LOC135110466: protein MRAVSGAFLATLVVACIADFGGGGGGHGGGGGGGTSSYSAPPVSSGGMYGGGGGGSMYGGGGGGGGGGGGGGYGGGGVSSSYSAPSGGGGGMYGGGGGGGGGGGGGGGGGYGGGGSSGGGGGYGGGSGGGGGGGGYGGGSFGGGSSGGGGGGYGGGGGGSSGGYGGGSSGGGGGGYGGSSGGGSGGGGYGGSSGGGGGGYGGSSSGGGSGGGYGGSSGGGGGGYGGSSGGGGGGGYGGSSGGGSGGYGGSSGGGGGGYGGSSSGGGGGSYGGSSGGGGGYGGSSGGGGGGYGGSSGGGGSGYGGSSGGGGGYGGSSGGGGGGGGGYGGSSGGGSYGGSSGGGGGGGGGYGGSSGGGGGGYSGSSGGGGGYGGSSGGGGGGYGGSSGGGGGGYGGSSGGGGGGGGGYGGSSGGGGGGYGGSSGGGGGGGYGGSSGGGGGGYGGSSGGGGGGGYGGSSGGGGGGSYGGGSSGGGGGGYGGSSGGGSSMYGK, encoded by the exons ATG AGGGCGGTGAGCGGGGCGTTTCTGGCCACGCTGGTGGTTGCCTGCATTGCTGatttcggaggaggaggaggaggacatggcgggggaggaggaggaggcactagCAGCTACAGCGCCCCACCAGTGAGCAGCGGAGGAATgtacggcggcggcggcggtggatcTATGTATGgcggaggtggcggcggcggcggcggtggaggcggtggagggtatggaggaggaggagtgagcagCAGCTACAGCGCTCcgtcaggtggaggaggaggaatgtatggcggcggtggtggcggcggcggcggcggtggtggtggtggtggtggtggatatggtggtggtggttcctctggaggcggcggcggctatggaggaggcagcggtggtggtggtggaggcggcggctACGGAGGAGGTTCCTTTGGCGGCGGCTcttctggcggcggcggcgggggctacggcggaggcggcggcggaagTAGCGGCGGTTATGGTGGCGGATCCtctggcggcggtggcggcggctaTGGCGGCTCCTCTGGCGGCggaagcggcggcggcggttaTGGCGGCTcctctggcggcggcggcggtggctaTGGCGGCTCTTCAAGCGGTGGAGGCAGTGGCGGCGGCTATGGCGGCTcctctggcggcggcggcggaggctaTGGCGGTTCTTCcggcggcggcgggggaggCGGCTATGGCGGCTCCTCTGGCGGCGGCAGCGGGGGCTATGGCGGCTCctctggcggtggtggcggcggctatGGCGGTTCTTcttctggcggcggcggcggcagctaTGGCGGCTCCTCTGGTGGCGGAGGCGGCTATGGCGGCTcctctggcggcggcggcggcggctatgGCGGCTcctctggcggcggcggcagcggctaTGGCGGCTcctctggcggcggcggcggctatgGCGGCTcttctggcggcggcggcggcggcggcggcggctatgGCGGCTCCTCTGGTGGTGGCAGCTATGGCGGCTcctctggcggcggcggcggcggcggcggcggctatgGCGGCTcctctggcggcggcggcggcggctatAGTGGCTCCtctggcggcggtggcggaTATGGCGGCTCTTCTGGCGGCGGCGGGGGAGGCTATGGCGGCTCCtctggcggtggcggcggcggctatGGCGGTTcatctggcggcggcggcggcggcggcggcggctatgGTGGTTcatctggcggcggcggcgggggatATGGCGGCTcatctggcggcggcggcggcggcggttaTGGTGGCTcatctggcggcggcggcggcggctatgGCGGCTCAtctggcggcggcggaggcggcggctaTGGGGGCTCAtctggcggcggtggcggcggcagctaTGGCGGCGGCTCttctggcggcggcggtggtggctaTGGCGGCTCCTCTGGCGGCGGCAGTAGCATGTATGGGAAATAG
- the LOC135110467 gene encoding uncharacterized protein LOC135110467 — protein sequence MSRNAAYPQFLRAQSVAVAVVVAFAPLLAACLQLSGDADENHFVMFPGKATWGPSPLAGGSLAAGTGSPFAKVRSLLRPRDTKAASSSVAVKEVKVGFPPLSTEPKPLSRSQRRPRPNPTSAGYTVAASPLSSAGPLVMLRGGINGDSPFVLTRLRTKRFRLTKRLN from the exons ATGAGCCGCAACGCTGCCTACCCTCAATTCCTCCGGGCGCAG AGCGTGGCGGTGGCCGTGGTCGTGGCCTTCGCGCCGCTTCTCGCAGCGTGCCTGCAGCTGAGCGGCGATGCTGATGAGAACCACTTCGTCATGTTTCCTGGGAAGGCCACCTGGGGTCCCAGTCCACTAGCAGGGGGCAGCCTCGCCGCGGGCACGGGATCTCCCTTCGCCAAGGTGCGGTCGCTGCTCAGGCCGCGAGACACCAAGGCCGCGTCCTCCTCAGTCGCCGTGAAGGAAGTCAAGGTTGGGTTCCCGCCACTCTCCACGGAGCCCAAGCCGCTGTCCCGCTCCCAGCGACGCCCCCGCCCCAACCCCACCTCCGCTGGATACACAGTGGCGGCGTCTCCACTCTCCTCCGCGGGGCCCCTGGTGATGTTGAGGGGCGGCATCAACGGTGACTCCCCCTTTGTGCTGACCCGCCTCCGAACAAAACGATTCAGGCTCACCAAGCGCCTCAACTAA